In Pseudomonadota bacterium, the genomic stretch CACGACCTTCTGCAGACGGGAGCGCTCCTTGAGCACTTCCTGCGCGGTTTCGTTGTCGTTCCAGAAATCGCTGGCCGCTGCCTTGAGGTTCAGCTCTTCGATCCGGGCGAGCTTCTTGTCGACGTCAAAGATGCCTCCGCAGCCCGGCGAGCTTCGTCTCCATGGCAGGGACGCGTTCTTTCAGATCCTCGAACATGCCACTCACTACAAGGATGAATGCCAAAAGTCAATTCGGCTCCCGCGGATAGACGGGTCCCGGAGATGTCCGGGACCGGGGAGAGGTGGGTCTGCGTGTTTGAGCTGTCGAGCGGCGATGACCAGGTGAGATGCGGGCACCACCTTTCGACAATTTGGATATTTGGGCAGATTGCAGGAACCGTGCCAATCCTCGAGCAGAAGCGCCGCGCTCGGCTCGTTTCGAAATCCTGGACGGCGGGCGTCCGCGCGGCGATGATGGCTGGGTTTGACGGGTTTGCGCGCGGGAGGTGACGCCGGATCGATGTTTCAATGGCGGACAATAATTTCACCGTTCGCGGTATCGGTTTTTCACGAATGAGATCGAATATTTCGTGGATGCTATTCGCGGTTGCGGTGTCGACCTGGGCGGCGTGCGGTTGCCCCGGTCCGAGCCCGACCACCGTGGAGCCCGGGGCTGAAGGGGAGGGGGCGGTCGACGGCGACGCCGGAGCCGCCGCGGGCGCGGACGCGGGTCCGTCACCCGGAAAGGATCCCGTCGCCGCGGGGCGCGCGCTCGAGGCGAGGGACGCGGCCGAGGCCCGCCGCCGGTTCGGCCCCGCGGGGAGCGCCGAGGCGACGGACTACCTCGCCGCCCGGATCGCGGAGGCGAGCGGGGATCCCGCCGAGGCGGCCCGGCTCTACGAGAAGGTCGTCGCCGCGGGCGGCCCGCTCGCGGCCAGGGGGCGCGACGGGTTGATCCGCGCCTACGGCGGGAGCGACGATCACGCGGCGGCCGAGGCGGGGCTCGCGGGAATCCTCGGCGAATCCGCCGGAGCGCTCGGCGCGTCTGACCGTCGCGCGGCAGCGGCGAGCCGCGGGCGTCACCTCCTGGCGCTCGGCCGGGCAAAGGACGCCGTCGCGGCGTTCGAGATCGCGGTTCCGGCCGAGGCGGCTCCCGGGAGGCTGACGCTCGAGCTCGCGCGGGCGTGCGCTGCGGCCGGTGACGCGAAGCGCGCGATCTCCCTCCTGCGTCCGCTCGCGGAGGACGCGGCCGCCGCATCGACCATGCGGGAAGCCGCCGCGCAGCCCGAGGAGCTCGACGCGGCGCCCGAGCTCGACGCAGCCCGGCGCCTCGCCCGGGCTCGCCGCCTGATCGAGCTGCGCGCCTTCGACGACGCGGCCGAGGCGGTCGCGGAGCTCGCGGTGTCGAAGAACGCCAAGATCGCGGCCGAGGCGCGTTGGCTCGAGGCGGTCCAGCTCTACGAGCGGCGGCGCCGTTACGCGGAGGCGATCGCGGCGCTCGACGTCGTGATCGAGAAGGGCGGGGCGAGGAAGACCGAGGCGCGCTGGCTCAGGGCGTCGGCGCTCGCGCGGGACGACCGCGAGCCCGAGGCGATCGACGCGTATCGCGATCTGCGCAAGCGGGAGAAGCAGCCGGCCCGCGCCGCGGAGGCGCTGTTCCTCGCGAGCCGGCTGGCGTTCTTCATCGGCCGTCACGGGGAGGCGCTCGAGGGGATGGAGCGGCTCGTGGGGAAGGCCGAGCCGAGGAAGAAGGCGAAGGCGAAGGCGAACGCGAAGGCGAAGGCGGAGACGAGTCGGCTGTCGGAAGACACGGCGCTCGAGGCGCACTTCATTGCCGGCCTCTGCGCCCTGCTCGAGAAGAAGGCCGCGGTCGCCGCCGCGCACCTCGAGGCCGCCTCCGAGGGAGAGGAGAACGCCGAGGCGCTCCTGCGGAACCGGTACTGGCTCGCGGTCGCGCGATCGGCCACGGCGCCCGAGAAGGGGGCAGCGCTGCTCGCCCGGATCTGCGCCGCCGACCCGACGACATGGTACGCCGCGCTCGCGCGGGCGCGCCTCGAAGCGAGCGGGAAGGACGCGACCCCCTGCGCGCTCGCCCCGATCCCCGCGGAGGCCTCCTCGCCGGAGGCAGAGCAGCCGACGCTGGACGCGCTGTCGGCGCCGGCCGCCCTCCTCGCGAGCGTCGGGTTGTACCGGGAGGCCGCGGAGGAGCTCCACGACGCCGAGGAGAAGGCGCGCCCGGCGGCCGCCGCGGACGCGTTCATCCGGCACTACCTCGCGCTCGACGCCCCGTGGTACGCGATCCGCAGGGCGAGCCGCGCGCTCCCGTGGCCGCCGGGGGCGGCAGACGCCGGCCGGGCCCGCGCCGCGTACCCGTCGCCGTTCGCGGACGAGGTGCGAGCGCTCGAACGCGCGCACGGCCTGCCGCGCTCGCTCCTGTACGCCGTCGCCCGCAAGGAGAGCCTTTTCGATCCGGGCGCGGTCTCCCGTTCCGGAGCGCTCGGCATGATGCAGATGATGCCCGCGACCTACGAGGCGAACAGGAAGCGCGCCGGCCTGCCGCCGCTTCCCGAGGGCGCGCTGCCGGGACCGCACGAGTCGCTCGTCGCCGCGTCGTTCGAGCTCGAGGCGTTGTCGAAGCGGTTCGAGGGCTCGCTGCCGCTCGTGGTCATGGCGTACAACGGGGGCGCGGCGGCGGTCGCGCACTGGGTCGAGCGGGCGGGCGATCTGCCGATGGACGTATTCGTGGAGAAGGCCGGGTTCGTCGAGACGCGCAACTACGTGCGCCGCGTCTACCAGAACCTCGTGCGATATAGGCTGCTCGAGGGCGTAGAACCGCCTATGATACCGGAGTCGACCCCCGGAAGG encodes the following:
- a CDS encoding lytic transglycosylase domain-containing protein gives rise to the protein MLFAVAVSTWAACGCPGPSPTTVEPGAEGEGAVDGDAGAAAGADAGPSPGKDPVAAGRALEARDAAEARRRFGPAGSAEATDYLAARIAEASGDPAEAARLYEKVVAAGGPLAARGRDGLIRAYGGSDDHAAAEAGLAGILGESAGALGASDRRAAAASRGRHLLALGRAKDAVAAFEIAVPAEAAPGRLTLELARACAAAGDAKRAISLLRPLAEDAAAASTMREAAAQPEELDAAPELDAARRLARARRLIELRAFDDAAEAVAELAVSKNAKIAAEARWLEAVQLYERRRRYAEAIAALDVVIEKGGARKTEARWLRASALARDDREPEAIDAYRDLRKREKQPARAAEALFLASRLAFFIGRHGEALEGMERLVGKAEPRKKAKAKANAKAKAETSRLSEDTALEAHFIAGLCALLEKKAAVAAAHLEAASEGEENAEALLRNRYWLAVARSATAPEKGAALLARICAADPTTWYAALARARLEASGKDATPCALAPIPAEASSPEAEQPTLDALSAPAALLASVGLYREAAEELHDAEEKARPAAAADAFIRHYLALDAPWYAIRRASRALPWPPGAADAGRARAAYPSPFADEVRALERAHGLPRSLLYAVARKESLFDPGAVSRSGALGMMQMMPATYEANRKRAGLPPLPEGALPGPHESLVAASFELEALSKRFEGSLPLVVMAYNGGAAAVAHWVERAGDLPMDVFVEKAGFVETRNYVRRVYQNLVRYRLLEGVEPPMIPESTPGRRTP